A stretch of DNA from Streptococcus sp. NPS 308:
TTTTTATTTGTTGCATATATTCAAAAGTTTTCCCTTTCAATTTCTAAGTGCTATACTATAGTCATACTTCATATAGGGATTAGAACAAGAAGGGAGATTACCTATGAAACTATTGTTTAGAAATCAAGCTTATCGACTCTTGACTTTGTCGCGCTTCTTCAATGCCTTTGGTGCTTCGATTTTTAACCTGGTATTTATCGTTTATGCATCGACCTTGCCACAAGCCTCTTTTGCTGTTGCTATGGCGAATATTGTCATGATTCTTCCGACTCTCTTTACAGTTTTTGTAGGGATTCGGGCAGATTATACGAGGGACAAGGTCAAATGGATGGTCTATAGCGGTTTGTTTCAGGCGGTTTTATTTTTTCTAGCAGCCCTAGTTGTTCAGCAAGCTAGTCTCTTTGCCTTTTCTAGCCTGTGTTTGATCAATGTCATCAGTGATGTGATCAGTGATTTTGCTGGTGGTTTGCGCATGCCTCTCGTTAAGGAAAAAGTAGCTGAAGAGGATCTGATGGAAGCTTATTCTTTTTCCCAGTTTATCACATATATTTCAGCTATTGGTGGTCAAGCTTTTGGAGTTTGGCTCTTAGGTCTATCGGTCAACAATTTTTCCCTTGTTGCGGGAATCAATGCCTGCTTTTTCCTAGTATCAGCCTTTATTCTCTTTTTAGGAAAAAGCAAATTGAGTCTGTCAATGTCATCTGCTGATGGTGAAAACCTAAAAAATGAGAAGCTTTCTATCAAAGACCAGTTCCTAACAATTTACCGAAATTTACGTCTCGTTTTTCTTAAAGGTGGACAGAAAAACTTTGGTTTCATGATCTTTGCTGTCTTGCTTATTAATGCCTTGGGTGGGGCTTTAGGAAGCATCTATAACATCTTCTTTTTGAGCCATTCTCTCTTGAATTTTTCTTACACAGAGGCACTATTTATCAATCAATTCTGTGTTTTAGTAGCAATCATCATCAGTAGCCTTACGGGCAATGATTATTTTGGGAAGCAGTCTTTGCCTAGATTGATGATGTGGGCGACCGTAGGACTCAGTCTAATTGGTCTAGCTAATGTATTCAATCAAGTCGTACTTGCTTTACTATTTCTCTTTTCAACTCTGTATGTGTCTGGTAAAGTTCAACCAAAGATTAGTGCCATGCTCATGAAAAATCTAGCTCCAGATGTTCTAGCTCGTACCAGTAATTTTTTAGGTTTATTGTTTACCTTATCCATACCTGTGGGAACAGCTTGTTTTTCACTTATAGCTGTATGGAATATACAGTTGACTTGGATGCTATTTGTTGGTCTTTCCTTGCTAGCTATTCTTTTGACAGTTATTAATCTCAAAAATGATATCTAAATCCTAATTTTTTTCTCACTGTTTTAATCCCTCTATTTATGGTAAAATAATACTATTAAGTTAAAAGAGGATACCCTATGAAATTACAAAAACCAAAAGGAACGCAGGATATTTTGCCTGCTGAGTCTGCCAAATGGCAGTACGTTGAGGGCTTTGCCCGTGAGATTTTCAAGCGCTACAACTATGCAGAAGTGCGCACGCCTATTTTTGAGCATTACGAGGTTATCAGTCGCTCTGTCGGAGATACAACCGATATCGTAACCAAGGAAATGTACGATTTTTACGACAAAGGTGACCGCCATATCACCCTCCGTCCAGAAGGAACTGCGCCCGTTGTCCGTTCCTATGTGGAAAATAAACTCTTTGCTCCTGAAGTGCAAAAGCCAAGTAAGTTCTATTACATGGGACCTATGTTCCGTTATGAGCGTCCGCAAGCAGGTCGTTTGCGCCAGTTCCACCAGATCGGTGTTGAGTGTTTTGGCTCTAGCAATCCAGCTACCGATGTGGAAACCATCGCTATGGCAGCTCATTTCTTGAAAGAAATCGGCATCCAAGGTGTCAAACTACACCTCAACACTCTTGGAAATCCTGAGAGCCGTGCGGCTTACCGTCAAGCCTTGATTGATTATTTAACACCGCTCAAGGAGACCTTGTCTAAGGATAGCCAACGTCGCTTGGAGGAAAATCCTCTTCGTGTCTTGGACTCTAAGGAGAAAGAAGACAAGGTAGCTGTGGAGAATGCGCCGTCTATCTTGGACTTCCTTGATGAAGAAAGTCAAGCTCATTTTGATGCTGTGCGTCAGATGTTGGAAAATCTGGGTGTAGACTATATCATCGATACCAATATGGTTCGTGGTCTGGACTACTACAACCACACGATTTTCGAGTTCATCACAGAAATCGAGGGCAATGACTTGACGGTCTGTGCGGGTGGTCGCTACGATGGTCTGGTTGCCTACTTTGGTGGTCCTGAAACTGCTGGATTTGGTTTTGGACTTGGTGTAGAGCGCCTGCTTCTCATCCTTGAAAAGCAAGGGGTTGCCCTTCCTATCGAGAACTCTCTAGATGTCTATATCGCAGTCTTGGGTGACGGAGCAAATGTCAAGGCATTGGAATTGGTACAAGCCCTTCGCCAACAAGGTTTCAAAGCAGAGCGTGATTACCTCAATCGTAAACTCAAAGCTCAATTTAAGTCAGCCGACGTCTTTGAGGCTAAGGCGCTCATTACTCTAGGTGAAACTGAAGTCGAAAGCGGACAAGTCAAGGTCAAGAATAACCAAACTCGAGAAGAAGTTCAAGTGTCACTCGATGCTATCAATCAAAATTTCTCAGAAATCTTTGAAAAATTAGGCTTTTAATAGTAGAAAAACTGGTCAGGACCTTATTCCTGACCTTTTTCTTTTACAAAATGACAAAAATCATAAACTTTTTGACAAATATGCTTGTCAAAAATAAAAAGATGTGTTACAATGAAATCAAGATAAGAACAAAGGAGAAAAAAGACATGCTAAAAAATCGTCTAAAAGAGCTTCGGGCTCGCGATGGCCTCAATCAGACCGAACTTGCCAAACTAGCTGGCGTGTCCAGGCAAACTATCAGCTTGCTTGAGCGGGATGAGTACACGCCATCCATCGTCATTGCCCTGAAGATTGCTCAGATATTCCATGAGCCAGTTGAATCGGTCTTTCGCTTAGAG
This window harbors:
- a CDS encoding transporter, whose amino-acid sequence is MKLLFRNQAYRLLTLSRFFNAFGASIFNLVFIVYASTLPQASFAVAMANIVMILPTLFTVFVGIRADYTRDKVKWMVYSGLFQAVLFFLAALVVQQASLFAFSSLCLINVISDVISDFAGGLRMPLVKEKVAEEDLMEAYSFSQFITYISAIGGQAFGVWLLGLSVNNFSLVAGINACFFLVSAFILFLGKSKLSLSMSSADGENLKNEKLSIKDQFLTIYRNLRLVFLKGGQKNFGFMIFAVLLINALGGALGSIYNIFFLSHSLLNFSYTEALFINQFCVLVAIIISSLTGNDYFGKQSLPRLMMWATVGLSLIGLANVFNQVVLALLFLFSTLYVSGKVQPKISAMLMKNLAPDVLARTSNFLGLLFTLSIPVGTACFSLIAVWNIQLTWMLFVGLSLLAILLTVINLKNDI
- the hisS gene encoding histidine--tRNA ligase, translating into MKLQKPKGTQDILPAESAKWQYVEGFAREIFKRYNYAEVRTPIFEHYEVISRSVGDTTDIVTKEMYDFYDKGDRHITLRPEGTAPVVRSYVENKLFAPEVQKPSKFYYMGPMFRYERPQAGRLRQFHQIGVECFGSSNPATDVETIAMAAHFLKEIGIQGVKLHLNTLGNPESRAAYRQALIDYLTPLKETLSKDSQRRLEENPLRVLDSKEKEDKVAVENAPSILDFLDEESQAHFDAVRQMLENLGVDYIIDTNMVRGLDYYNHTIFEFITEIEGNDLTVCAGGRYDGLVAYFGGPETAGFGFGLGVERLLLILEKQGVALPIENSLDVYIAVLGDGANVKALELVQALRQQGFKAERDYLNRKLKAQFKSADVFEAKALITLGETEVESGQVKVKNNQTREEVQVSLDAINQNFSEIFEKLGF
- a CDS encoding helix-turn-helix transcriptional regulator, which encodes MLKNRLKELRARDGLNQTELAKLAGVSRQTISLLERDEYTPSIVIALKIAQIFHEPVESVFRLEEDE